A portion of the Simkania negevensis Z genome contains these proteins:
- a CDS encoding ankyrin repeat domain-containing protein, which yields MNIWTILNIEPTTDKKRIRQAYAQALKLTNPEDDPEGFAKLRQAYEEALSGEESSLREDVCFPLLDEKAQVKVLELLNSPQDQALKVFKRFVKEGLFADLSFRIAFEECLFQALYEFPPLSRDLFLALHFYFHWERRRFTENFEWLTDQHELTIHLNLLDLWKQDPSFTPLMQAVAMLDLEVVKTLLPSDLNSQTKNGDTALHLACLLRAPLIVEVLLQAGATVDVENSEGKTPLSIAVEHDDLEITEALTKAGANLKHQDVKNRSVFHLAVAFGSVMLLLFLTKYIDIKDEYGALRNAILNNQREKVKILVEHGVDLHLPPNGEEDTPIICAIRNQKPEILIDLLEHGADPNELQLDCTPLEFAAVRNNCHAIQALLRAGADLSHYYGRCIRRAFDFSQIEAAHLLFASLDPKKEEELKMMNCYAVQGAIAGYIGLEDEIRILYGLENYPPFTSSTLPPLHQAAYLGNLELLKKEVEHGGQINDIDPTFTLTPLYCAAQAGHTACVEFLLNQGAKPNITTHHGLAPLHAAIQNHHYEIMNLLLEYGADCNLAKVLMFSPLFIAVKFQNETAFDQLIVHGAKDHPTGFFHSALAPAVYNGNLEMLKKLTSHSANLKQVMRFRCFSLLYIAARYNQTEVLCYLLSLSLRPDWEPRSKPKFPENFQDLLPLTPLTAAIKNGNVEATQLLLEAKANPNRKSNGFPPLHFARSHPETAHYPEIENAYIQIIDLLLDAGAKIDAKAKNGDTYLIHVIRYRLEGIAIHLINNGADWTIPDAEGVAPLELAESHGLRSLAHLLKDHQIPHETHFIPN from the coding sequence ATGAATATCTGGACTATTCTAAACATTGAGCCGACTACTGACAAAAAGCGGATCCGACAAGCTTATGCACAAGCATTAAAGCTGACAAATCCCGAAGATGATCCTGAAGGGTTTGCTAAACTTCGGCAGGCTTATGAAGAGGCTTTAAGTGGTGAAGAATCTTCTCTTCGTGAAGATGTCTGCTTCCCCCTTTTAGATGAAAAGGCACAAGTAAAAGTCTTAGAACTTCTTAACTCTCCTCAAGACCAGGCTCTCAAAGTCTTCAAAAGGTTTGTTAAAGAAGGGTTGTTTGCCGATTTGAGCTTTCGTATCGCATTTGAAGAATGTCTCTTTCAAGCCCTCTACGAATTTCCTCCCCTCTCACGAGACCTTTTCCTTGCCCTCCATTTTTATTTTCATTGGGAAAGGAGACGTTTTACCGAAAATTTTGAATGGCTCACTGATCAGCACGAGCTCACCATTCACCTCAACTTACTTGATCTTTGGAAACAAGATCCCTCTTTCACCCCATTGATGCAAGCTGTCGCGATGTTAGATTTAGAAGTAGTCAAAACCCTCCTCCCCTCAGATCTCAACTCCCAAACCAAAAATGGAGATACAGCTCTACATCTTGCTTGTCTTTTACGAGCTCCTTTGATCGTAGAGGTTTTGCTTCAAGCCGGCGCAACAGTTGACGTTGAAAACTCTGAAGGGAAAACACCTCTATCAATTGCTGTAGAGCATGATGACTTAGAAATCACCGAAGCTTTGACAAAGGCGGGTGCGAATCTTAAACATCAAGATGTTAAAAATCGAAGTGTTTTCCACCTAGCAGTCGCTTTTGGCAGCGTCATGCTGTTGCTTTTTTTAACAAAATATATCGACATCAAAGACGAATATGGCGCTTTGCGAAACGCTATTCTCAATAATCAAAGAGAAAAAGTTAAAATTTTAGTCGAGCACGGAGTCGATCTTCACCTCCCACCTAATGGAGAAGAAGACACCCCAATCATATGCGCCATCCGCAACCAAAAGCCCGAAATCCTCATTGACTTACTCGAGCATGGGGCAGATCCTAACGAGTTGCAATTGGATTGCACTCCCTTAGAGTTTGCTGCAGTTCGAAACAACTGTCATGCCATACAAGCCTTGCTCCGAGCAGGAGCAGACCTTTCCCATTATTATGGCCGTTGCATTAGGCGCGCATTTGATTTCTCTCAGATCGAAGCTGCACACCTTCTTTTCGCTTCGCTAGATCCCAAAAAAGAAGAAGAGCTTAAAATGATGAACTGCTACGCAGTGCAAGGAGCCATTGCCGGTTACATCGGACTAGAAGATGAGATTCGTATTCTGTATGGTCTGGAAAACTACCCCCCTTTCACCTCTTCCACCCTTCCTCCACTTCACCAAGCAGCTTACCTTGGCAACCTTGAACTCTTAAAAAAGGAAGTGGAACATGGGGGACAAATCAATGACATCGACCCCACTTTCACACTCACTCCTCTCTACTGTGCTGCCCAAGCAGGACACACAGCCTGTGTAGAATTCCTCCTGAATCAAGGTGCAAAACCAAACATCACAACGCATCACGGCCTTGCTCCCCTTCATGCTGCTATCCAAAACCACCACTATGAAATCATGAATCTTCTTCTCGAGTATGGTGCCGATTGTAACTTAGCTAAAGTGCTCATGTTCTCTCCCCTTTTCATAGCTGTTAAATTTCAAAATGAAACTGCATTTGATCAACTCATTGTACATGGAGCAAAAGATCACCCAACTGGTTTTTTTCACTCTGCCCTAGCGCCTGCTGTTTACAATGGAAACCTCGAAATGCTGAAAAAACTTACCTCCCATAGCGCCAATCTCAAACAGGTGATGCGCTTCAGATGCTTTTCCTTGCTATACATTGCTGCCCGCTACAATCAAACAGAAGTCTTATGCTACCTTCTCTCTCTTTCTCTTCGCCCTGATTGGGAACCCCGTTCCAAGCCAAAATTTCCTGAAAACTTCCAAGACCTCCTCCCACTGACACCTCTCACTGCAGCCATCAAAAACGGAAATGTAGAAGCCACGCAATTATTGCTTGAAGCAAAAGCGAATCCCAACCGTAAATCCAATGGATTCCCTCCTCTCCATTTTGCTAGAAGCCATCCTGAAACGGCTCACTATCCCGAAATAGAAAACGCCTACATCCAAATCATCGATCTACTCCTCGACGCAGGAGCCAAGATTGATGCGAAAGCAAAAAATGGGGATACTTACTTGATTCACGTCATACGCTACCGCTTAGAAGGGATTGCAATACACTTAATAAACAATGGAGCAGATTGGACCATTCCCGATGCAGAAGGAGTCGCGCCTCTTGAGCTCGCAGAAAGCCATGGGCTCAGATCACTCGCCCACCTTCTCAAAGACCATCAGATTCCTCATGAAACCCATTTCATACCAAATTAA